The following are encoded in a window of Anaerolineales bacterium genomic DNA:
- a CDS encoding glycosyltransferase family 2 protein: protein MTVAIVGGNHRKRLHRALESVLQQDGPVIEVLLLDLSTADSASIVPHADPRVRTVSLPPPTTFGQARAVGVREARAPVVAFLEEHCVALPGWARELAVAHQGPWACVGSEIHNLNPGVGWSDAVHLGGYSNWMPPAMRGETATTAAHNSSYKRAALADIGTRLSELLVAEPLLQRELARRGHRLLVEPESKLAHENETHFRSLMAVWWWNRSYGRIRAREASWGWARRIIYLAFSMWIPWYRWARQLGFFVRRRRSALGRFAWNSPRIIILGYLAAAGLAVGALAGRTGDDLRFTDLELRTDEER from the coding sequence ATGACTGTTGCCATCGTCGGCGGGAATCACCGGAAGCGTCTGCACCGGGCGCTGGAAAGCGTCCTTCAGCAGGATGGCCCGGTCATTGAGGTCCTCCTCCTCGACCTATCGACGGCCGATTCCGCTTCGATCGTGCCGCATGCCGATCCAAGGGTAAGGACAGTCTCCCTTCCGCCTCCCACAACCTTCGGTCAGGCGCGGGCCGTCGGGGTCAGGGAGGCGCGGGCACCCGTGGTCGCCTTTCTGGAGGAGCACTGCGTGGCCTTGCCGGGGTGGGCTCGGGAGCTGGCTGTCGCCCACCAAGGACCCTGGGCGTGCGTAGGATCAGAGATCCACAATCTGAATCCCGGGGTCGGATGGAGCGATGCCGTCCATCTGGGGGGCTACTCGAACTGGATGCCTCCGGCGATGCGCGGCGAAACCGCGACCACGGCGGCACACAACTCCAGCTACAAGCGAGCTGCCTTGGCCGACATCGGGACTCGTCTCTCTGAGCTTCTCGTCGCCGAGCCCCTGCTTCAAAGGGAGCTTGCCCGCCGAGGACATCGCCTCCTCGTCGAGCCGGAGTCGAAACTGGCTCACGAAAATGAAACCCACTTCCGTTCCCTCATGGCGGTCTGGTGGTGGAATCGGAGCTACGGCCGCATCCGCGCCCGGGAGGCCAGTTGGGGTTGGGCGCGGCGTATCATCTACCTGGCGTTCAGCATGTGGATTCCGTGGTACCGATGGGCGCGGCAGTTAGGTTTCTTCGTGCGACGGCGGAGATCGGCGCTTGGCCGGTTTGCCTGGAATTCACCCCGGATCATCATCCTTGGCTACCTGGCGGCCGCAGGTCTCGCCGTGGGTGCGCTGGCCGGTCGGACCGGAGACGATCTTCGCTTCACGGACCTGGAGTTGCGGACGGACGAGGAGCGGTGA
- a CDS encoding glycosyltransferase, with the protein MREPQASPEMSVVLLVGKQRDRAERSLRSLLGQSAIDRMEILLIDFSAGREAAIPGTDHPAVRYLGKNRLEPFGRVRAEAVRLARGEIVAFLEEHCEALPGWGEAVLRAHAQGLDGVGPEVHSGNPGLGVSDAIALLNYVRWLPPAQRGESDLLVGNNSSYRRGALLERTDDLDRLMACDPILQWKLVEAGGGLAVDPSVKVAHWNEGEVWAIARGYYLWNRMFAPLRASLFGWSPLRVLIRILLLPAVPLVRAVKLGWTALRRSPPMGRACVRALPVILAAQTAAAIGQAAGWILGPGEAETRFLQYELEQDRPEQASDEGVVP; encoded by the coding sequence GTGAGGGAACCCCAGGCGTCGCCCGAGATGTCGGTGGTTCTCTTGGTCGGCAAACAGCGCGACCGCGCCGAGAGATCGCTCCGCAGCCTGCTGGGGCAGTCGGCGATCGACCGGATGGAAATCCTGCTGATCGATTTCTCCGCCGGGCGGGAGGCTGCGATCCCCGGGACCGATCACCCCGCGGTGCGCTACCTCGGCAAGAATCGGCTTGAGCCCTTCGGACGGGTTCGCGCCGAGGCCGTCCGCTTGGCGCGCGGTGAAATCGTGGCCTTCTTGGAGGAACACTGTGAAGCCCTTCCCGGATGGGGCGAAGCGGTGCTTCGAGCCCACGCCCAGGGATTGGACGGCGTCGGGCCGGAGGTCCACAGCGGCAATCCGGGCCTCGGTGTCAGCGATGCCATTGCACTCCTGAACTACGTTCGCTGGCTTCCGCCGGCGCAGCGCGGCGAGTCGGATCTCCTTGTCGGCAACAACTCTTCCTATCGGCGTGGTGCGCTTCTTGAGCGCACGGACGACTTGGACCGCCTGATGGCCTGTGACCCGATTCTTCAGTGGAAGCTGGTGGAGGCGGGGGGAGGATTGGCTGTCGATCCCTCGGTCAAGGTTGCACACTGGAATGAGGGGGAAGTCTGGGCGATCGCCCGAGGCTACTACTTGTGGAATCGTATGTTCGCCCCACTCCGAGCGAGCCTCTTCGGGTGGTCTCCTCTGCGGGTTCTCATCCGGATCCTTCTCCTCCCCGCCGTCCCGCTTGTGCGCGCCGTGAAGCTGGGCTGGACAGCGCTCCGACGCAGCCCGCCGATGGGCCGCGCATGCGTGCGAGCCCTGCCGGTCATCTTGGCGGCTCAAACTGCTGCAGCCATCGGCCAGGCCGCCGGCTGGATCCTGGGACCCGGGGAGGCGGAGACCAGGTTCCTGCAGTACGAGCTCGAGCAAGATCGTCCTGAGCAGGCATCCGATGAGGGGGTAGTGCCTTGA